A window of the Loxodonta africana isolate mLoxAfr1 chromosome 3, mLoxAfr1.hap2, whole genome shotgun sequence genome harbors these coding sequences:
- the P3R3URF gene encoding PIK3R3 upstream open reading frame protein produces the protein MGPSHLVRSSRPRGLCSPYHRPGMGRHRPRSPRMFKCSHRRYRQSPQNLATTIAATSLATMAADINSNTHTATASMWIFPPQG, from the coding sequence ATGGGGCCCTCCCATCTTGTCCGTAGCTCTCGGCCCCGGGGCCTGTGTTCCCCCTACCACAGGCCAGGTATGGGCCGGCACCGGCCCCGGTCCCCTAGGATGTTCAAGTGCAGTCACAGAAGGTACCGACAAAGCCCCCAAAACCTAGCTACCACCATTGCAGCCACCAGTCTTGCCACCATGGCTGCTGATATCAACTCCAACACCCACACTGCCACTGCCAGTATGTGGATCTTCCCACCGCAAGGTTAG